Below is a window of Lacrimispora xylanolytica DNA.
TTTTAAATACTGCTTGTCCATCATATTGTCGATTCGGATGATGTGAGCTTTGGAATCTCTCAGTACATCTGCGAAATCAGATGTTGTAATTAAAATGTCATAAAAATCAGGGCTGACAGATCCAATGTCAGACGCATCAACGGTTGCTTCAATCTTTTCTGCATCAAGAATCTGCTGAGTGAATAAACGAAGCATCATAGAGCTTCCTACACCTGCGCCGCAAACTGTTACAATCTTAATCATAATGAACCCTCCTTAATAATTTCTAATATTTGTTCTGCATTTTCAGCCATGGTAAGGCGTTCTACCTTACTTTCATCCATTAGTATATCCGCTAGTTCTGTAAGAGCCTTTAGATGAGACTGATGGTCAATGGCACATAAGCCAACTACGATCCTTACTGGATCATTCTTTGGGTGACCGAATGGAATCGGCTCTTTTAAGGTTACAATGCTAAGTCCTATATCCAGTGCACCTTCTTCTGGTCTTGCATGGGGCATTGCGATTCCTGGGGCAATTACAATATAAGTGCCGTTTACCTCCACATTTTTTATCATGGCCCTGATATAAGACTCGTCTGCCAGACCTTTGTCTACCAGAAGTCTGCCGCTTTCTGTTACGGCTTCATCCCGGCTGGCGGCTTCAAATTTTGCTGAGATCAGCTCAGTGGTTAAGATTTCTTTTAACATAGGTTGGTAAATTCCTTTCTTTAATTGTGAATTTTCTGTAATTCCCAAATATATACTCAACTCATTTTTTAATGGGGTCAGCTGGTTCTCCTCAACCTTTACATATTTGTGAATAATGTTCATCACGTCGGATATATGAATCTTTGCAGTGAGAAAGGACAATTGATTCTGTATTTCCTTGATATCATAGTCAGAAAGATAGGGGGTGACCTTTAAGACCGGGATATCTCTAAATTGAAATGGCACCGTTGAAATGATGAAATCCGGATAATGCTCCTTTAGCCACAGTGCCGCATTCCTGACACTAAAGGTTCCAAGTATGTTTACATGGAACATGGATTGCAGCCTGCTTTTTAATATTTCGGAGGTACTGATTCCGGCATTGCACACGATGATTACATTGGGTGTTCTCCGGACCTGTTTTTCATTTCGTTCGATGACCGAAGCAAAAAACAGGGTAAAATAAGATATTTCATGCTCATTGAACGTTACCTTCAACTTGTCCTCTAACACCCTGACTCCCTGTTCCACTGCCTTGTTAAGTCTTGAAAAATGATCCAGAACGTATTGGAGCAATGGATTTTCTGCCCAGTCAGAGGATAATGCTCTCTTATAAGCAGGACGCAGGTGATTGAGAAGTCCCTCATAAAGTTTGGAATCCGTTAAAAACGCTTCAAAGCCATATTCCTTTTCCACTGCCTCGATGAACTCGTTGGTCACCAGATGAAAAGGCAGCCATTTTTCTGACAAAAGCTCCTCGTATTTGACTACCGAGGCTTCTCCCAGCTTATTGGCCAGGTAAAAGCAGTCATCAACCGGGACCTCTCTCTGAAAAAGCTCTTCCAGCTCTTTCTTTCGTTCTACAAAGGTAATCTCTTCTCTGGTAAGGGGTTCCCTGGGACCTTCCGGAAATCGCTTTCCAATGGAAAGTCTGGCATAGGTGACCCAAAAAGTTACCAGCATCCGCTGAAAAGATACATCACTTAGTTCCACATTGAGCCGCTTTGCCACATCATCCAGAAACGCCTCGCAGGAGTATAAAAACCGGGAGCTTCTCTTTTCTAATTTATCTTCGAAGAACAATGGGTCCTCGCTGATGGTCAGTATGAGAAGGTTTCGGATGCTTCGCTCATTTCCGGTAATTTGATAGCCCTTAAATGGCGTCGCTTCCATTCCAATGGTATGATAACGGAATATTTCCTTTATTTCCTTTAAATCTCCTAACAGGGTGTTTCTTGAGATATCCAGCTCCTTTAGAAGATCTTCTACGGTAAATTGGTCCCCGGATAATAAAATGGCTTCCATCACACGCAGACGGCGAAATCTTTGATTGGATAAAACAAAATCAGAAGTGGAACCGATCAGCTCTTCAAATTCAATCATCAAAGGTTCCTCATAAATCAATCTTCCTTTATCTGCTTTGATGACCGGATATTCGGCGGCCTCCAGCATTTCATTTAATTTTTTTATATCGCTGTATATGGTCCTGGTACTTACAGCCATCTGCTGCGCCAGCTCCCGGACGGTAAATTCACGTTTGTTTTGGCAAACCAGCAGGAATATGTTTGGAAGTCTGTTTTCCATTGGTTCCTCCTTTATGATGAAAGTATAACATTTGTGCAAAACCATCAACAAATCCATTTTGCTTCACTGATTTTGAACAGATATGTATATGGTGTATTATTGTCTGTTTTTCTATCTTAAAATATTAGATAACTTTACTTTTTCTCTTTTTTCTTTGGATTCTCAGGAAACCAGCCTTTTTCCACTCTCTGCTTCTGCTCAAAAAGCTCGTTGATACTCCACAGAAGAGAAAACCCCATAACAGCCGATAAGCAGGAGGCCGCAATGTTGGTCAAAAAAAGTGACAGGCCAATAAAAGCGATTCCTGTAATCAAAAATAAAGGCCATACCTTTGTGCCAAAGTAATACTCCGATTTAATTACCACCGGATGTAAAAGTCCGATGATCAAAAATGTTCCGATTCCAGTGATTAATCCCTGATAGTTCATAAGCTCCTCCATATAGATTTACCCTTATTACTGGGTCAATCTTTTTCGTTTTTATTTTATCTTATTTACCATTGGATGGAATTATACAATATACAACTGCTTATTGATAGGCATAAAAAAAGCAAACTGTCCCCTAACAGTGAAACACAGGCTCTTTTTCTGTGCTTACTATTAGGGGACAGCTTACCCCTTTTGCGCTGCTATATAGGAAATTTTAATAAAATCAAAGATTCTATGATTCTAAGTCAGGGGCTTCAGGATGATTACCACGAGTTTTTTCAGGCATCGCTGCCTTAATGGCATCAGCCTCTGTTTGTGTAATAACACCCTCATTCACCATTTCTGTAAACAGATCAATCCTTTCTTTCTTGTTATCAGAAGAAAAATATTCCTTTTTTTCTGCTTCGGTCATAGCTTCCAATTTGGCTCTCTCGGCTTCTCTTTCGGATTCAAGATTGTTTAAATAAGCTATAATCTTGTCAGATGCCTCCTGATTTATGGTTCCGGCAGATACAAGACTGGCAAGATTGTTTTCAAGGGAGCCGAAGCCTCGCTTTCTTTCTCCATCTTCCTTCTTGTGTTCCGGCATAGCTGCCTTTATTGCGTCTGCCTGGGTCTGGGTAATGATTCCCTCACTCACTAAATTTGAGAATGTATTACCTTTCTTTTCTTCCTTCTTTGCGGAGAAGTATTCTTTTCTTTCCTCCTTTGTCATAGCATCCGTCTTGGTTTTTTCCTCTTCCCGGATTGCTTCCTGGGCTTTCAAATACGCAATCACCTTATCGGCAGTTGCCTGATCTATGGTTCCGTTTGCTACAAAGCTTTCCAGACCGCTCTGGTCTAATCCAAAGCCACCCTTATGATCACGTCTGCCAGCTTTTCCTTCGGCTGCAGTTGAATCCGTCTGTGAGGAACCTGCAGATGATGCCGTCGTATTTGCATATACGATAGCGCTGCTTCCAATTGTTATAGATGCTAATGCAAAAGCTAATAATGAATAATTTTTAATGTTTTTCCTCATGTAATCATCTCCTTACATATAATAGTCAACAGTTGCTTTTAACTTTTATTGATACTGCCTCCTTTCGTTTACTCTTCCCAAATCATACCAGTTAAATTTGACGGACTTATGTTTGCAATCTGATTTTCCTCTGAATTTTAAGGCAACTTCCTGTCCTTTTGTTCCAGATAAAAATTTCAGTCTATTTTCAGGTAGAAGACAAAATAACGCCATTTCTATGTTATATAATAAACCGATGCTGTTAAAAAGAGGAGTTGAGTATATGGCAAAATTATTACTATGTGACGACGAGGCTGCACTGCGTGCCGTCCTTAAGCGTTATGCTATTTTTGAGAAACATGATGTGGTGGAGGCAGCAAATGGTATGGAAGCAATTTCGCTGTGCCAAAAAGAGTTCTTTGATATTATTATTATGGATGTTATGATGCCGGTGCTGGACGGCTTTTCTGCCGTGAAAGAAATACGCAAAACTAGTCAGACCCCAGTCATCATGCTTTCCGCAAGGGGCGAGGAATATGACAAGATACTTGGTTTTGAAATGGGAATCGATGATTATGTAGTAAAACCTTTTTCCTCAAAAGAAATTATGCTGCGGGTAAACGCTATTTTACGCCGCACCTCCATAAGCACTACCACTGTACTCGAAGATAGGAACCATATTATATATGAAAAGGAAGGACTTCGGGTTGATATCACTGCCTACAAGGTATTTATTGATGATAATCTTGCAGAGATGGCTCCTAAGGAATATGATCTTCTCTTCTTTCTTATACACAATAAAAATATTGCTGTTCCGAGAGAGCGCATTCTGTCAAAAGTATGGGGGTATGATTACTTTGGTGATGACCGGACCTTGGATACTCATATGAAATTATTGAGAAAATCACTTGGTCCTTACGCCAGATTCATCACTACCTTGAGGGGGTTTGGGTACCGGTTTGATGGATAAGATAAAATTACAATGGAGAATGTTTGCGTTTTTGCTGGGTTTTTGTGCTCTTCTACTGGTGGTGCTTTGGTTAATGCAAACCGTTTTATTAAACAGCATGTACAAAATGGTCCGAAGATTAGAAATGGAACAGGCAATAAAAACGGTGGAACGCAGTATAAACAGTCCTGATCTGCAAAACGTACTTGTTACACTGAAGGATACAAAAGAAATTACCGTATCCCTTGCCGATGAGAAAACTCCACGGCCAAAGAGAAGGCCTGAAAGTAAGCATAGAATGGAAATAACTCAGGTGAGAAATTTTACCCTGGAAGACGGGAAGACCATATCGTTATTGTTTAATGCAGTGATCACCCCTGTAAATGCAACCCTGACTACCCTGAAGCTGCAGCTTTATATCGTTACAGGTATTATGATCATCCTATCTGTATTTCTTGCTCTGCGAATCGCTAAAAAGGTTTCAACCCCCATAGCCGAGACCAACAAGAGTGCTAAGGCTCTGGCCTCCGGCAATTACAACGTCAGCTTTAAAGGCCATGGGTTCCTGGAAATTAAGGAGCTTTCTGATACACTAAATACCGCAGCGGCAGAGCTTCGCAAAACGGAAAACCTCCGGCGGGAATTAATGGCCAACATTTCCCATGATCTGCGGACTCCTCTTGCACTGATTTACAGCTACGCCGAAGTGATGCATGATTTCCCTGATGAAATATCTCAAGATCAAACTCAGATTATTATGGATGAAACGAAGCGGCTAAGCTCTCTGGTCAATGACATAATGGATGTATCACGTCTGGAAACCGGGACTATGGAAATTAACAAAAGGACTTATTCCATCACCAAAAACATAAGCCAGACCATGGAACGGGTCGCTGAGCTTGTCCGTAAGGATGGGTATAAGCTTTCTTTTGATTACCAGGAAGAGGTCTATGTCAACGCTGATGAGATAAAAATCACACAAGCTATTTATAATCTCCTGATCAATGCCATTCACTATAGCGTACTTGAAAAGGATATCGTGATACGCCAGATTTCTTACAAAGGCTTTATCCGGATTGAGATTGAAGACCACGGTTGCGGAATCGCACCTGAGGACCTTCCCTTTATCTGGGACCGCTATTATAAAGTAGATAAAATACATAAACGAGGCATCACAGGGAGTGGTTTGGGACTTTCCATTGTAAAAAAAATCATCGATCTCCACGAGGGTACCTGCGGCACAAAATCCAGTCAGGATAAAGGGAGTGTGTTCTGGTTTCAGTTAAAGTCAGGGTAAAAATCCATACAAAAGGATTTCTACCCTGACTTTTCTTTGCCATAAACCTATTTAAATAAAGCTTTGAATCAACTCGTCTAGCACATGGGGCTCTCTTTCCTGGTCAAGGAGCGGTTTTCCGTCTCTTAAGAGAGCATGCTTTTTGTGGAAATCTGCCTTATCCTCTCTATAGATAATTCCAGTTGGAATCTTATCATCAAGGCCCATTGCAATTCTCATTGCCTCCAGCTTATCGGAAGGGTCATAATCCTCCGGTAGAGGCATAACAGCATTTTTATAATATGCGAATGTATTGATCTTATTAAAGGTAATACAGGGCTGCATAATATCCACATATGCGTAGCCTGGATACTCAATGGCTGCTTTCATAAGGGCTGTCAGCTGCTTGGCATCACCGCTGAAGCCTCTGGCTACAAAGCCGGCTCCTGATGCCAGGGCCAATAGCATTGGGTTTAAGGGAGGATTAATGTTGCCCTCAGTCTGTACCCCTGTCACATGACCTTCCGCTGTGGTTGGAGATGCCTGCCCTTTGGTCAGACCATAAATCTGGTTGTCATGGACAAAATGGGTGATATTGACGTTTCTTCTGATGTTATGGATAAAATGGTTTCCTCCTTCTCCATAAGAATCCCCGTCACCGGAATTGACGATTACGGTAAGCTTTTCATTGGCTATCTTAGCTGCCACTGCCGCCGGCAGTGCTCTGCCGTGGAGGCCGCAGAAGCTGTTGGCACTGATGTACTGAGGTGTTTTCGCTGCCTGCCCGATTCCTCCAAGCATCAGCACCTCATAAGGATGCTTTCCCAACTCCTCCAAGGCTGTTTTTAAACTGTTTAATATGGAAAAATTACCGCAGCCAGGACACCAGGCTGTTTCATATGTTTTGAATTCACTCATGACTTTTTACCTCCTTCCAGTAATTGTTTCACGATTTCTTCTCCTGTGATCTGACGTCCGTCATATTTTAAGATGCTGTCGTCACAGGCAATTCCTGTTTCTCCGCGAATCAGGGAAGCCAGCTGACCGGTGGCATTCTGTTCTACATTAATCAGCTTTCTGCCGCTGGCATATTTCTTTAACCGTTCCTGGGGAAGGGGATAAATGTCTCCGAATACTAAAGCTCCATAGCTGCCGCCATTCTTATTCAGGGTCTGAACTGCTTCCTTTATGGGTCCGTAAACAGAGCCCCAGCCAAGGAGAAGGGTGGAGCAATTTTCATCACCAATAAATTCAGGCTCTAAAAGTTCTTCGCATAGGCCCTTTAATTTCCTCATGCGCTTTTCCACCATCTGGTTTCTTACAAGGGCAGATTCTGTGATCCAGCCTCTTTCATCGTGCTCGTCACTGTCAGCTGCCACCAGATGCTCTGTCTTTCCAGGCACCAGTCTAGGAGAGATTCCATCTTCTGTAATCCGATAGCGTAAGTACTCCCCTTCTGCCTCAGTGGCATGGTCTGAGAAGGATATCCGGGAGAAGTCGTAAGGCTTTACACAGGCCGTTCCATCGCCAAGATACTGGTCACTCAAAAGAATGACTGGTATCTGGTATTTTTCCGCCAGATTCAAGGCTCTGGCTGTCTGATAAAAGGCATCTTCCTGGGTCCGCAAAGCAATGACCATTCGGGGAAATTCTCCCTGAGAAGCAGAAATAACAAACTTTAAATCACTTTGTTCTGTTCTGGTGGGAAGACCTGTGGCAGGTCCCGGCCTCTGTACATCTACCACCACAAGGGGGATTTCTGCAATTCCGGAAAAGCCCAGGGCCTCTACCTTAAGACAGAAACCGCCTCCGCTGGTTCCAGTCATGGCTCTTGCGCCTGCAAAGGAAGCACCAATTGCCATATTGACAGCTGCAATCTCATCCTCTGCCTGCTCCACCAGTACTCCAGCAGAATTTCCTACAGATGCCAGATACTCAAGAACGGCTGTTGACGGTGACATTGGATAGGCGGAATAAAACTTAAGGCCGCCGGCTACTGCTCCTAACCCTAAGGCTTCACTTCCTGAAATGAGCATATAATCCTGAAAGCCTCCGTCAAGATGCTCAAACAACGGTTCTACCTTTCCATAGCCTGCCTCCGCTGCTTTTACATTCACCTCCAGAATCTGGTTCTTCATCAGACTCTTCATCACCTCTTCCACATAGGTGAACGGCTCTCCAAATAATTTTAATACTGCGCCGATTGCAACGCTTCCTGATGCCCGCGCATTCCCAAGTTCTTTTGCAATCTGAGTCATGGGAAGCTTAATAATATTTAATTCCGGATCTGAATAATCCAGACTGATGTCACATAATATAAAACCTTTTCCTTTTAATTTGTCTTTATGTAATACAATGGTTTCCTCATTAAGTGCTATGATTCCATCCAAAATATCGCTGTGAGAAGTAATCTCTTCTGTTCCAAAACGCAGGAGGGAAAAGTTATGGCCTCCCCGAACCCGTGACATGAAATCTCTCGTTGTAAAAATATAGTAACCGGAACGCTTTAACAGCTTTTCCAGAATAGATACTGTGGTGTCAATGCCCTGTCCGGCAGCACCGCCAATCAGAATATTATACATAAGCTTACCTCCTTGTATTTTTCACTAATTATAACTTAATTCGACAATATTTTCAATATTATATATATTATCTTTAAAAGTTTTATTATTTGTTTATTATTTGTTTATTTTCATTGCATTTTTCCGAGAAATTACCTGATGTTATCTCTTCAAATAATAAAACTGAGATTCCTCCTCCTGTGAAACGCTTTGTATTTTCACGCCAAACGTTTCGCCAATTCGTTCATGAAGTCCCTGATCGGCTGCAGAATTAAAGCTGACAATCCTTCCCTGATCCATTAAAATCACCTGATCGGCATAATTTAGTGCCAGATTCATATCGTGAAGGACCATGACTACCGTCTTTCCCATCTTTTCATTCAGCTCCCGTATCAGCTCCATCATATCGTAGGAGACGTTGATATCCAGATAAGCAGTGGGCTCATCTAATAATATTACAGGGGTATCCTGAGCCAGTATCATGGCAAGGAATACCCTCTGCCGTTCACCCCCGGACAGCTGACACATAGGTTTTTCTCTAAACCAATTACAATCCGCCATTGCTATCGCCTGTTCTGTTATGAGCTGATCCTCATGAGAGGCCGGTTCTAAAAAAGACTGATAAGGGTACCTGCCAGAACGAACCGCCTGTTCCACCGTCATATCCGGTATGTGGCTGCTTTGCAGCAACACGGAGATTTCTCTTGCAAATAGCTTTCGCCTGATGGAGCTGATATCCTGGCCTTTTAAAATTATTCTTCCCCGGCTGGGCTTTAACAGACGGGCTAAAAGCTTGATGACCGTACTTTTTCCGCTGCCGTTGGGGCCTATGATAGCCGTTATCCTTCCCTTTTCAAAGCTTATGTTCATATCTTCAATAAAGGGAATCTTGTCGTAGGAATAAGCCACGTGCTCAAACCGGATCATAGACTCCTCCTTTTCTAACCACTGATACGGTTCTTCCTGCTTTTTAAAATCAGATATAGAAAGCAGGGACTCCCAATCAACGACATAAAGATTCCTACCGGCAGCTCATAGGGCAGAAACATGGTTCTTGAGAGCAGATCGCAGACAATGACAAACCAGCCCCCTGTCAGGGCACTGGCAGGAATTACAAACCGGTTATCCGTGCCAATGAGCAGCTTTACACCATGGGGAACCAATAGTCCTACAAAGCCGATCAGCCCACAAAAGCTTACCGCCGCACCGGCCAGGATGGAAGCCACAGCCAGATACAGGCATCGGCTTACGGGGACATTCATCCCAAGGGTTCTGGCATAATCACTTCCAAGACTTAAAAGATTTAATCCTTTGGAAGAAAGAACGGAAAGTATCAGGCCAAGAAAAATAAGAACAGAGGGACAGGCCAGAGCTTTAGTGGTCACAGAAGAGAGGCCTCCCGCCAGGAAATTGCCTGATCCTACATAGGCATCGGGATATAAAATCATGATTGTATTCATTCCGGCGCTGAATATACTGTTTACTACAAATCCGATCAGCACCAGCATAAGCTGTGACATCTGTCCCAAAGCTCCAAAAAGAAGTACCAGCAGGCAGGCAAACATAGCACCGAAAAATGCAGCTGCCGGAAGCAGATAAAGAGAAGGAGGCAATAGAGCGGACGTCAGTAACACAAAGAATCCGGCTCCGGCATTGACTCCTATAATATTTGGGCTTGCCAGAGGATTATTGAGCACGGACTGAATGATGGTTCCGGACACAGCAAGGCCGCTTCCAGCTAAAAGTGCACCTAACACTCTGGGAAATCGTACTGTCATTATGATACGATATATAGAATCGTCAGGGTCCCCTTGTCTTAAAGTTTTTATAAGCATTGATACTCCTATGGGATTGGCTCCCAGACAGAGGCCCGCCATCAGTCCTAAAAGCAGACCTGCTGCTGACAAAAAAAGAAAGACCCATGCTTTACTTCTTTTCTCCTGAAAGAATGTTTGAAAGGTACTCATAGCTTTCCCCCCATTTTGCATCTGGTTTATATAAAAACATTTCTTTCGGCAAGATGATATAATGATTGTTTTTGACTGCTCGGAGGCCATTCCAGGCCGGATTTTTCTCCACCGTTTCCTTTCGGTTTTTATCTGCCAGTTCATCACTGTTTCCCATGGGTACGACAAAAATATAATCCGGGTCTTCCTGTATGATGGACTCCATGCTGAATTCCTTTAACAGGCTCTTGTTTTTATCTGCAATGTTATTACAGCCTAAATCCTTTAGCATTTTACCAGTCATGCACTGAGAATTTTTTACTATGGCACCTCCGGAATAAGTCACGAGAAAGAGAATCGATGGAGAGGGCAAACTGCTTTTTTTCGATAGAATGGAACCAATCTTCTGTTTGATTTCCACACCATTTTTTTCATAAAGATCCTTTCGCCCTGTAATATCTGTGCAGGTTTTCAGCATATCTAAATAATCCTCAAAATAAGTCACCTGAAAGTAAGCCGTCGTAATTCCCGCCTGATTCAGTGTATCCTTAAGTGCCACGTGTTCTTTTGTTTCGGAAGAAAGAATCACCAGATCCGGGGAGCATTCCATGATTTTTTCAAGGTTCGGACTGTTATAGGTACCAACTGTCACCATATCTTTTGGCAGGGAAAGTCCTCTTTCTTCGAAAGCATCATCGGTAACTCCAACAAGCTCTCCTCCTGCATTCAGCCAGGTCTCTGCAAAGCTTCCCATAAGGGCGACCACACGCTTTGGATTCCTGACGGTGACCTCCTGGCCTAAAGCATCCGCAAACCGATATCCTTCTAATGTGGGGGCCGGCTCCTCACTTTTATGGCCGCATCCATTCACCAATCCGGCAATCAGCATACAGAGCGTTGCAGCAATGATGTATTTGTATTTCATCTTCAAGCCCATGTCCCTCCTGCCTCAAAGCCTTTTCCGTAAGCACAATAGCTGTCCTCTCCCATATAATCCCCCTCATGATAGTACCCTGCCCTTGCCCGGCAGCCTCCGCATTCCTCTTCATAAGCACAGCCATGACATGTCCCTTTGTAATGCCGGGTGCGAAGATGATTTAATAAGCTGCTGTTTCTCCATATCTGGTCAAAGGGCTCCTGTCGGACATTGCCAGCTTCCTCTACCATATAAGCACAGGGTCTTACGGTTCCCGTTGGGTCAATGATGCAATAGGACAGTCCCGCAAGACAGCCTTTTTGAAACCGGGTCTTTACATCCATCTGTTTTGCCACTCGGATAAACTGGGGCGCACAGGTAGGCTTTATATCAATGGGCACCTGCTTTTGCTTTTCCATAATGGTTTTTAGCAGATTCTCATATTCCAGTACCTCAAGGGTGGTTCTTTCCAGGAACTTACCTCTGCCCACAGGAATGAGAAAAAACAGATAGCAGGCAATGGCGCCTGTTCTTACACTGAAATCAATGATGTCACATACCTCGTTCTGATTCCAATCCATAATGGTGGTATGAATCTGAAAGGGCAGGCCGGCCTTTTTACAGTTCTCAATGCCTTCCATGGTCAGCTGATATGCATCCTCTTTTCCACGGAAATAGTTGTGTTTCTCCTGGTCCAGGCTGTCAATGCTGATTCCCATTGCTTTTGCGCCGCATTCTTTCAGCTTTTTTGCAGTATCCTCTGTAATCAGAGTTCCATTGGTACCAAAGACCGGGCGAAGGCCCTGAGCGCTGGCATATGACACCAGCTCATAGATGTCCGGGCGCATGAGAGGCTCTCCTCCACTGAATATCATAATTTTAAAACCTGCGGCTTTGATCTCTTCTATCATTTTTTTTGCTTCTTCTGTGTTCAGTTCTTTGTCACGCCTGCTTCCGGCATCCTGATAGCAATGCCTGCATTTTAAATTGCATTGATTGGTGGTCAGCCATGATACAATCATTCTTTTTCTCCTTCCATTTCCGTCCATACATTTTGCAGCAAAGCGAAAAAGTATATGCTATTATATGTGAGGTGCCTGACCCATAGAATCAAGGCGACGGTTAAAATCATGGCCTTCGTATTTACTTTTTCTTGTGGAATGGTATAATGGAGTAGATGATTTAGATACCTGATATATTTTATATACCGAAAAGAGGTGATGTTTTGTCTACAAAAGTAATCTGCAGCAAACCAATGCATGAAGAATGCTATATGAAAGGGCAATGTTTGAAATACAACGTCTGTCCCATGGCCATGGTCCAGGAGCTTGTTTCCGGTAAATGGAAGATCCTGATTCTCTGGTATTTAAGCAGCAATACCTTACGATTCAGCGAAATCAAGAAACGGCTTCCCCAGATAACCCAGAAGATGCTCACCTCCCAGCTTCGCAGTTTGGAAG
It encodes the following:
- a CDS encoding ABC transporter substrate-binding protein; translation: MKYKYIIAATLCMLIAGLVNGCGHKSEEPAPTLEGYRFADALGQEVTVRNPKRVVALMGSFAETWLNAGGELVGVTDDAFEERGLSLPKDMVTVGTYNSPNLEKIMECSPDLVILSSETKEHVALKDTLNQAGITTAYFQVTYFEDYLDMLKTCTDITGRKDLYEKNGVEIKQKIGSILSKKSSLPSPSILFLVTYSGGAIVKNSQCMTGKMLKDLGCNNIADKNKSLLKEFSMESIIQEDPDYIFVVPMGNSDELADKNRKETVEKNPAWNGLRAVKNNHYIILPKEMFLYKPDAKWGESYEYLSNILSGEKK
- a CDS encoding FecCD family ABC transporter permease, whose protein sequence is MSTFQTFFQEKRSKAWVFLFLSAAGLLLGLMAGLCLGANPIGVSMLIKTLRQGDPDDSIYRIIMTVRFPRVLGALLAGSGLAVSGTIIQSVLNNPLASPNIIGVNAGAGFFVLLTSALLPPSLYLLPAAAFFGAMFACLLVLLFGALGQMSQLMLVLIGFVVNSIFSAGMNTIMILYPDAYVGSGNFLAGGLSSVTTKALACPSVLIFLGLILSVLSSKGLNLLSLGSDYARTLGMNVPVSRCLYLAVASILAGAAVSFCGLIGFVGLLVPHGVKLLIGTDNRFVIPASALTGGWFVIVCDLLSRTMFLPYELPVGIFMSLIGSPCFLYLILKSRKNRISG
- the nirJ2 gene encoding putative heme d1 biosynthesis radical SAM protein NirJ2; the encoded protein is MIVSWLTTNQCNLKCRHCYQDAGSRRDKELNTEEAKKMIEEIKAAGFKIMIFSGGEPLMRPDIYELVSYASAQGLRPVFGTNGTLITEDTAKKLKECGAKAMGISIDSLDQEKHNYFRGKEDAYQLTMEGIENCKKAGLPFQIHTTIMDWNQNEVCDIIDFSVRTGAIACYLFFLIPVGRGKFLERTTLEVLEYENLLKTIMEKQKQVPIDIKPTCAPQFIRVAKQMDVKTRFQKGCLAGLSYCIIDPTGTVRPCAYMVEEAGNVRQEPFDQIWRNSSLLNHLRTRHYKGTCHGCAYEEECGGCRARAGYYHEGDYMGEDSYCAYGKGFEAGGTWA
- a CDS encoding winged helix-turn-helix transcriptional regulator, with the translated sequence MSTKVICSKPMHEECYMKGQCLKYNVCPMAMVQELVSGKWKILILWYLSSNTLRFSEIKKRLPQITQKMLTSQLRSLEEDKLVKRKVYPVVPSRVEYSLTELGEKIIPILELMHSFGSQYLNAELDTEYDQEERAAEN